In one window of Aphidius gifuensis isolate YNYX2018 linkage group LG4, ASM1490517v1, whole genome shotgun sequence DNA:
- the LOC122855328 gene encoding uncharacterized protein LOC122855328, with protein MLFIIYLLIIIKLSEGQIAEDGNCSVVESNKKIDISKFTGEWYEVANIPNEYEQFVKCTTFNLTLNSNKTIDIVVTSLGSIGGNVFQWQGLGTRSDENSMSYFIEFPELAIKGKTILTIIDTDYVNYGILFMCQNVGELR; from the exons atgttgtttattatttatttgttgattattattaaattgtctgaAGGACAAATTGCAGAAGATGGAAATTGTTCTGTTGTtgaatcgaataaaaaaattgacatatccaag tttactGGAGAATGGTATGAAGTTGCAAATATTCCAAATGAATATGAACAATTTGTCAAGTGTAcaacttttaatttaacattaaattcaaataaaacaattgacaTAGTTGTCACATCACTTGGTTCAAT AGGTGGAAATGTTTTTCAATGGCAAGGCCTTGGTACTAGAAGTGATGAAAATTCAATGTcgtattttattgaatttccTGAATTGGCAATTAAaggaaaaacaatattaactATTATTGATACGGATTATGTCAACtatggaattttatttatgtgtcAGAATGTTGGGGAATTGaggtaa